ACTCAAGGGGCCCTTGTTTCCAGGGAGGAGATGATTCATGTGCATCGAGTGGCCCCTTAGCAAATCTTCCACTGTTACAGGATGTTGTCAGAGCTCAAGTGTAATCATTAATGGTTGGCTTTTCTCTAAAAACCCTCCGGGCTGGAGCACACCAAGTTGCTCCGTAGCTGTACAGCCAGCCACGTTTGAAGGAGGAGGTGCTTCCCAGGCTGGTGGGGCCAGGAATGCCAGCCTGTCCCAGTCATCCCAGTTTGCCCCACACCCAGGTGGTGATGGCTGGCTGGGAAGCTGAGCCTGGCTGGCAGAGATGCCCTGCTCgcccctgctgcctgcccggggGCTGAGTGCTgcccttctcctgcctgcttgGCAGggtgctcctcctgcctgcaccggaGGAGCGGTGGccgcaggcagggtgcaggcaggcggCAGTCTGTCCTCCTGTCTTGTGCACAAAGGAACAATTCTGGGAGCGCTGCACCACCCCCGCCAAGGCACTTCCTCACCGGCTGCgtgcctgcctcctccccatTGGAAAGAAACCTTCTTGGGAATGGGAACAGGAACAGCCCCGGGAGCTCAGCAAAGAGCTCAGGAGGACATCGTCTTCctcaaggagcagcagcaggggaaagCTGGCCCCACCAGGGTGGGAAGCAgcgagctggggctggaggaggctgcCAACACCCACTTCAGGCATCGCCCCTCTGGTGATGCCcgcagcctgtgctggggcaggaggaagctGGGGACAGACAGCAAGGTATGGAGGCACATCCTGATGCCCAGGTGCCTCTTGCAGGCACCCCAACATCGGCCCATGGAGAGGGCAGAGTGGTTTATCTGCTGCAAGCAACTCCTCCAGCTGCGCTGGGTCTGTTTGTCCCACAGGGTGGGTGACCTCCCTCCAGGGCTCCTCCTGGGGCTTGGGGCGTCTCCACTGTCGTCACTGGGTGCTGGGGTAGCCCCTGGCTGTTCTCCCTTCCCTGGCCCACACCCCACCTATTTATGGCATCCCAGGAGCTATAAACATTTGTTTACTGCTGGTGGCAGCTCTAAGCAGCCCTGCGCAGGCAGGGTGTCCCAGGGCCCTGCCTCCGCCAAcaggaaggatttatttttgcttggCTTTTATTTTAGCTACAAACAATGGCCATCACTCCCAGCATCCGATTTCCCCCCGGCCCCCCTCGCCCCCAGCCTTCACCTGGCGCAGGAGGAAGCGTGTccaggggcaggcagaggaCAGGAGAGCTGTGGCCGCAGGACAGGGGGTCCCCATGCACCTCTCACTGCAGCAGCCTCACAGCATTATGGTGCTGTGAAACAGCAtctcccctccccggggctctCTGTCAGGCTGCAGACTGGCTTTGCTTGGAGTGACAACTCCATGTGCATTATCTTGTCTTTCCCCCTGCAAAAGCTGGGTCTGTATACCAGGAAACTCCTGCTTTGGCTTGGCCagagcctcctcttcctcctcttcctcctcttcctcctcttcctcctcttcctcctcttcctcctcttcctcctcttcctcctcttcctcctcttcctcctcttcctcctcttcctcctcttcctcctcttcctcctcttcctcctcttcctcctcttcctcctcttcctcctcttcctcctcttcctcctcttcctcctcttcctcctcttcctcctctctgcaggaTGCTGGAGCAAGACCTGACTTTCACTCCTGTGACAGAGCAAAGGCCAGGGAGGGGGAGAtgggctctgcagctgcaggctatGCCCAGACCCTTATCTCTGCACTGTGGAAGCAGGTCCCCAAAGGGGGTCTAAAAATAGAGCTGGCCTGGGTGCAAGGTGGAGACAGACAgtggggtgctggaggggacacagctcctctgccagcGTCGTGCTTGGTGCTGCTTCTAGGGCAGGctttggcagcagaggagaTACTGCTCTCTTGTCCTGAACACCAGCAGCGTCCTGGTGCTGGTCCCCTGGCTCACCctgtcccagcagagctgccctgcaTCCCCCCAGCCCATCCCGCCTGAGTTAGCTAATGCTAAAGCCATCTGCTGCCACGGCTCCTGGCCTTCCCAGGCTCGGAGACCTCACTGAcatctccccatcccactgcggcAGCGGGACAGGCTGCAAACCTGGAGAGGAATGAGTTTGCAGGAGGGGAGGCTGGCGTCGCTCCCTGTCCCGAGATGCCTGCATCCGAAGCCTGAGCCCAGTGAAGCAGTGCAATCCCGCAGGATTTCGGTTGCAAGAGAAGCCCCAGAAGAAACCAGCAGGTGGGAGCCATTTGTCAGTGCCAGAGGCAGATGCGAAGCTGGAGGTGTCCCACGAGTGAGCAGTGGCTCCATGGGCCCCCGGGGAAACACTGAGTCCTTTCTCGGCTGTGTCACTGTGGCCACTCTGTCTGCCGCCTTCCCCCCAGGAGCCCTTTGATGTCCTGCCGCAGCCTCCATCCCCAGGCTCCGTGGTTTCACACCTCGGTTGCCAGAGCCCTGAGGGCAGGGCTTGTGCACCAACACCAGCACCCATGCGCCCACCCCCGGCACATGAGCCTGATCCCCTGCCCACCGCAGCGTGGGCACAGACACGGACGCAGGCTGGTGCGGGGTCTCTACTCGCTCCTGCTAGCCGTTGCAGAAGTAATGTGCCGGTTCTTGCTTGCCAAGTGACCTTGGGTCGGTCACATCTGCACCCGCTGCCCTCCACGCAGCAACCCTGGAGCAATTTCCCCTTGCTTCCTGCAGCCACCCCATTAACCTCATTTAGGCTGGGAGCCGAACTAGCGTAGGAAATGaattccttcccttcctccacaACCCCGAGCAGAGGCTCAGCTCAGCGAGCCACACGCCCTCCTGGGATCACAGACCTCTTTGACAACCCCCACTCACCCCCCCTTGTATTTTGGAGGATGTTTAACAAGGGAGACGGAGGGGACAGCTCAGCTGGGGGGAAACAAAGGCGCCTTCAGTGCTCGCCCCGCGCCGTGCTTCGTGCGTCCCAGCTCAGAGCTGGCGCTCGGGGCGTTGCTGATGAGCTCACCCGCCTGCCATGCCGGGTGACAAACCTCACTGATCGGCTGCTCTCGCTTCTCCTGTGCAGCAGGGTCTCCTCGCCATGCACGCTGCCTGCTTTGTCGCTATTAATAGAAATGTGCTTGCCCTTTTGCCCTCCGCTGGTCCGAAGCCTTGACACAGGAGCTGGTAGCTGTGATGGGAGAtgccctgcaggcaggggaTGGAGATGCTGGTGAGCACCATGGCCTAGGTTTCGGTGTGCTGCGGGAAGCTGATGTAGGGTGTGTGCATGGTCCCCATCTCCTCCGTGGGAGCTCACGGCCCGCTGAGAGCCAGCtgagctggggcagcaggaagATGGGTAAGTGTCTCCCTAGGTACTTGCAGGTGCTGGGTGGACAGGGGgacatctttctttttgtccCAGCTACTTCCTTGCTAGCCCCATACCCCACCAAGCCCTGCAGCTGCATCCTGGACAAGGCAGGGGAGGATGTCTCACCTGGAGACCACCACTGCATTGCTGAGCAGGAGCCTGCTCCCATCCTGCCTGAGCAGTGCTCTGCAAACACCCCAGGGAGGAtctgcccctcttccctcccttcctgcctCTGCAAAGAGAAGGCCATGGGAGCTGAGTGCTTACCCTCGCTCATCACACGCACGGGGCTCTCGCGTGGCCGGAGCCAGTCCCTACCCCAGGAGGTGCATGCTGGAGCGGGGCAGCGAGTGGAGCATCAGCAGGACCTGGGTCCCATGGCTGCCTGCTGGCTGTGGAGTTTCTTTTGCTCAGGGAGCAGGAGTCCTGCTCCCCCTGTGATTGCCCTCTCTTTCCCCACAGGCTGGAGGATGCTGCCAGCTCCCCAGGCTTGCTTGCTCCTtctggggctgtgctgaggcTTCTCCCCCTGCCTGGGGGCTACCTGTCCTGGTTTGGCCTGCCCACAGGAGGTGGGTGCTGGCAAAGCCACCCTTGCCGAAAGGGCTGAGGCTGCTGTTTAGCTTggcactggggagggaggaggaagcagaaggtCTGCAGAGATAGAAGCTGGGATTGCAGGAAGAGGCTTGTGAGCTGCATCCTGCTTTGTGTCCTGGGGAGGCAGCGATTTGGGGCAGGGCACGTTGTCTCCTTGCCCAAGGGCTCATCTTGGCCGGGCACTGATCCGTATCAACCTACTCGTGTTGGGTTCCCCTTCAGCCAAAAAGCTTTGGAAGAGCAGTTGGTTTTACCGTGCTTTCCCTGCTTCAggcagcagtgcctgcctggtCCCGGGGGACTCACTCTGTGCTCTGGGCCACGGCTCATGGGGGTGGAAGGTGGGCACCCAAAATACTGGGTCAAACCTGTAGCAGCCCAGTTTTTGATGGGTGTTGGGCAGAGTGGATGCAGTGTTTGGATAGGGCCCAGCAGAAGCTCGTTAAAGAACATGAGTAACAAGgatcccagcagcagcacagcatcctGCCCTTCCTCTGGGAAATACGCCCCATGCCAGCccttgctgctgcccagctctgctttgctgggGCCCTTCCCCTGGCAGAGCTTGGTCAGTGGTGGGGATGGGTACAGCCTGGGCAGGGTGTCCCCAGTGCTCCCTCCTGCCAGGGCACATGTTCTCCCCTCCTTGCAAACCATCTCCATCAGTCAGCACATCCGAGCTGCCTCTGCAGTCACCTCTGGCCTCTCCTCCTGTCCCTGGAGACCCAAAGCCAGCTGCACGctgccccagctgtgctgtgaTCACTTTTGGTTGCTGCCAAGAGAAGGGATCCTGCTCACGCTTGCGCtggaagaaacagcagctttttttctcccaccgTCTGTAGCTTCTGGAGTTGCAGGTTTGCTGCGGTCCCTGAGCTTGGCCTCCCCAATGCGGGCCATCTCCTGCAGGCGCTGGACCCTGCAGGAGCTACCCTGGATGCCAGTGGAGCTGGACAGGTACATGGTCCTGGGTGTAAAACAGGAGCTTGGCTTTGGATCCAGCTCAGTTTTGTCTTAGCCTGCTCAGAGGAGATAAGACACAGGAAGAGACCTGGGATGAGGATGTCGGTGCATGTGCAGAATTGGGTGTGTGGGAATTTATGAGAGATTTGGAGTCCAGAGCTCACCTTGTTCAAGTCCTCCCCATCCTTCCCATCCCTGGGCGACACTTTTTCCCAAAGCTGTCAGTCAGCTACTGCCAGGACCATAAGTACTGCTCTCAGcgatgattttattttgtagtcCTGCTCTGATATGCAAACACCCAAGTGTTTTCTGGAGCTTTGCTGTGTGGGTAACCCCACAGCTGCAGTGCGCTTTTGCTTCATAAAAACTAGCCCATGAATCACCACATCAAAGTCAAGACTGACATTTTCATGTGTTGTGCCTGTAATGGTGATTTGCAGCGAAttctcttctcctgctctttgctgggctctccccatctctcctgcctggctctgtctGCCGGGCTGATGCTGTGTTCGGGTGCGGTGGCAGGTGCTGGGATCTTGCAGAGCGACGGGGAAGCAGATGAGCGGTGGCTTCTGGTGCGGCTCCTCTTTGCCAGGACTTCAGCTGCTCTGACCCTCTTGGCCGCCTCTGGGGCTGTGTGTGTTGGACCAAGGCTCAGCTAACACAGAGCCGGGTGGGGAGAgcccctcctgtgctgcagtccccgtcccctccctgggcaccTCTCAGACCaccagtgtggggcagggacTGTCCCTTGGGGCAGTGACTCCATGCCCGGAGGGAAGAGTGGGGTGGCCTTGGAGCGGTGTGGGTGAGCTGGAATGATACAGGGGAGGagtggcagcagggcagaggagctgctgtgggtgaGCGTGGGGAGGAAGGCTCTAGCCTGCATATGGGGAGCTTGTGGAGGTGGCACTGACCTGGGAGGTCACGCATGGTCTCAGCGCAGCAGGGGAATATGAATGTCCCCCAGCAGGCGAGGCGTGGGGGGACGTCTCCCTGGGCGGCATTGCCAGGTGGCTCTGGAGATGGCATCCAGGTTTCcgttccttccttccttccttccctccattACCCAGCGCCTGTCACAGCGAGGGGGCACCAGCAGCAGCGATGGACTGTTGGGCAGACAGAAGTGTAGTTTTATCTGCATGGAAAATATGTGTGCTGAGAGCCCTTTGATAGCGATCcagtagccctgcagagctggtgtTTCCGTTCATGGGCTCAGCAGGCTGCATCCCAGTGTCTGCGTGCACGTGGAAGAGCCTGTGCACAGAAGGAGCACGTGTGCACTTCGCAAACGCTGCctgagccgtgctgggccagctGGGAAAGACCCCTGTCCTGGGGTCTTCCACACATTCCAGCCCCTTCTGTCTTGTCTTAACCCCAACACCCCAACACCTCCCTGGCTGACGGGCTTTTTCCTGCTCCCCCCAGTGCTGGACCAGCTCCTGCCAGAGCTCAGTATCTTGCTCAAACTGCTGGACCATGAGTACCTGAGTGCCACCACGCAGGAGAAGAAGCTGGCTGTCTCCACCATCCTGCAGAAGCTGCAGCCGCCCGCAGGTCTGTCCCCCACTCGTGCCCGATGGCTGTCTCCAGGGGCAGTGGGTGTCCCCAGTGCCTGCTCAGCCCCCTCGGGGTGCTTTGCTCCCCACCTCGTttcccagcttctccctgccccGGGCATGGGGGCTGGCGTCAGCCCTGCCGTGGCTGTGGGCGGGCTGCTCCCTGCGGAAAGGCTGCTTTGCAGAGGTCTTCCTGCCACCGGTTTCTGCTGAGCGCAGGGGTTTCCGTGGGAAGACCAGGACGGCTGTGCACCTGGGGCTTCACagccctcctcctttcctgccctcctgggggggcagcagcatccctcgGGGGCTCCTCTGTTCCCCAGGCGCCTGCTCCGGAGGAGTGCCCCATGACACGGTGGGGTGGGCTGGCCCGTGTCCTTGGGTTGGTGTTTGCAGGGAAAAGGGGTGCTGGTGCTTGCCCCGGccaccctgcccacccccaggCTGAGAAGATCCCCTCGCTCCCAGGGAAGGACGTGGACTACATGTACGTCAACACAGCGTCCCTGAGCAATGGCACCAGTTTTGTGGAGTCTCTCTTCGAGGAGTTCGGTATGTGTGGCCAACCTGGAGTGACACCCGGGGGTCCCACTGGGTGAATTCCTGGGGTCCCTGCTGACAATGGGAGCTCTTGGGGTGCCCCAGGGAAGGAGGGTAAAAGCTGCATCCTTTTGCAGTGGGCACTGTCACCCTGGGTGCTTGCTCCCAGTCCCCTCAAGCTGCTTGGGGCTGGCCACGGGAGGTCCACACACACCCAGCGGCATTTACCAgcagtgcccatctcccagcacCTTCCCAGCGAAGGGCCATGGGTGCTTGCCTTGGGGGCCCCTGAAGGGCATGGCTGGGGAGGCCAGCTCTGGGTTTTCCTGCTCCCTTCACCCTCTCCACTTACCCCTGGGCAGACTGTGACCTGCGGGATCTCCAGGAcatgcaggaggaggaaggggacacTGGCGACGGCGTTGGCTTGGAGCTGGCAAGGAACCAGACGGCAAAAGCCGTAAGTCCCCGAATGCCCACCTGCGATGTCTGCTCTgcacctgcccagggctgtgacCCGTTCCTGTCCCTTGCCACCATGGCAGCTGCTGGGACTCATCatcctctctgctgcctggctAACGGCGGTGGCGTTTCTGCCGTAGGTTCCTGTGGACCCTGCTCCGCCGCTGCCCACCACTCCCCCACCTGAGGATTACTATGAGGAAGCCCTGCCCCTGGGCCCCGGCAAGGCCCCCGAGTACATCACCTCCCGCAGTGAGTCCCGCTCTGCGGCGGCAGGAGGGTGGAGGGAGCCCCGCAAGCTGCCCGCTGCATCCCCCCGCCTgcctggcagagcaggcagccctCAGCAGGCATGATGGCTCGTCCCAGGGAGGGAAACGTTGCTGCTCTCACCGGGATCACTCCTGTCCCGCTTCCTTCCCACCCCGCTGCACTGTTACTGCAAGGAGTTGTTTGCTCCGGCTCGACTGGGAAGGGGGTgatggggagaggctggagcCGTGGGGGCACCGATGCTGAGATGCCCTGGGAGGTGTGCTTTGCTCTGCCCCAGCTCACAGACTCGCTGCTCAGAGCATCCTTGGGGGGAACCAGGTGTAACAGCCCCAGATGccctctgcttcctctgcagacagctccagcccccccaaCTCCATCGAGGATGGCTATTACGAAGATGCAGACAGCAACTACCCCGTCACCAGGATGAATGGGGAGCAAAAAAACTCCTGTAGGTATCTGGTTGCCCTCACCGGGAAGGGGAGAGCTTTGGCAAAGTCCAGCCCCGAGATGGGGGCatgagggctgggctgggggctgggggggttgaGGCTGGAGGACCTCTCACGTGTCAGAGGCTGCTAGGCAAAAAGCAAGGAGCATGGAGTGCTGTTTGTCACGCAAGCCAGAGCCCTCATGCTGCGGAAGGGATGTAACGGGTGCCATGTCTGTCACGAGCATGGGGAAGGGGTGTTCCTGCCTATGCAGCTCTTGTGCCCTGCATCAGCTGCTTCtgccctggcagaggagagccggggcagggacacaactgcagagccctgctccTCTGTGTCCCGCACAGGAGGTGTGGGGCAGAGGGCCGGCACGTGATCCTCTGTTGCAGATAGAAGGTTTAATCCAGGCTTTCAAAGTTTGaggcttttaaagaaataagccAGCCCAGGGGTTTGGATAGACGCACCTGGGACTGGCATTTCACCCATGAGCATCCTGCCTGGTTTGGAAGGGAAATGGAGACGGCTGGGATCAAAActctgctgttttcagaggCTGACGTGGAGTCCATCCACCGCAGCGCCCAGCCCAGGCTCTGTGCTGGAGCCCACCAGGCACAGGGAGCCCTGGCAGCACTTGAGCGTGCCCAGCAGGcagggccctggggtgccattTGGGGTGACTCGTCTGCTTCCTTCCAGACAATGACTCGGATGCGATGAGCAGCTCTTACGAGTCGTAtgacgaggaggaggaggaggggaagggccAGCAGCTGACACACCAGTGGCCGTCGGAGGAAGCCTCCATGAACCTGGTGAAGGATTGCAGGATTTGCGCTTTCCTGTTGCGCAAGAAGCGCTTCGGGCAGTGGGCCAAGCAGCTCACCATCATACGGGACAGCAAACTGCTGGTGAGCCCAGAGCTGGTGGGGGACAGAAACCCACTGGTGGGTTGGGAGGGAGGTTGGGTCCAGGCTGAAGAAACATAGCACTATCCAAGCCATGACCCTGCCCCAAGGCTGCGACTGCCCTGCAGAGCATATGCATGGGCTGCCCTCGCTTCCCTTGCAAGCGAACGGAGGGCTTCCCTCTTTTGGGACCCCGCAGAGCGAAAGGGCACCCTGCACCCCTCCGCCACCGAGGCCATTGCAGAGACTGAGCCACCTCCATCTGTGCCAGCTGTGAGGGACCCTGAGAGGGacaccagctctgcctggcaTGGCAGTGGGACAGGCAGGTTTTGGCTGAGCCCTGAGTGGTTCCCTTTGCTTCTCCTAGTGCTACAAAAGCTCCAAGGACCGGCAGCCACACGTGGAGGTGCCCCTGGGCACCTGCAACGTCATCTACGTCCCCAAGGATGGGCGGCGCAAGAAGCACGAGCTACGGTTCTCGCTGCCGGGGGCCGAGGCGCTGGTCCTGGCCGTGCAGAGCAAGGAGCAGGCTGAGGAGTGGCTGAAGGTACCATGGCTACCCCCCGCTTTGCCCAGGGGGGCACAGACTCTCCTTGGCATCCTCCCTGGctgaggcggggagggggctgccctgggAAAGGTCTTGCCCCGCTGGAGGTGGCAGGGGGCTTTGCTTCTGTCTCTTATCGGCTGGGGGTGGGCTGGCCAGCAGCTTCCCAGGGCCTGGGCGTCTCCGGCGCTGATAGCCCCTGCGGGGTGGGGATGTttgctctccctctcctcttccccgtggccttttcctgcctttgttcAGGGGCAGGAGGCGGGGGCCGCGGGGAAGGGGCCACGGGTGGGAAAGGAGCCTCTGTGCACACCGCAAACCCGGCTGTCACCCCAAACGTGGGAGAACAGGGTCAGTTTATATGGCCTGGGCGATCCACGCTGTGCCTCTCTGTAAAACGGGGGGGTCAGGAGTTGTCCTGTGCTGGCAGGATGATTGTGCATCTTTGCACCAAAGCTCCTCACCTCTGAGACTTCCAAAATCTCTGACAAAATCTGCAAAACTGGTTGCAGTTTTGAAGGGGCCACAGTGTGTGCAATCCCCCAGGCAAGCTGGGCTtgtgcccagagcagggctCGCTGTCCTGTCCTGCAGAGACCAGGACCTCTCTCCCCATGGTTCAGCCCAGCTCTGGTGTCGAGATGGGAGCGCACTGAGCCAGGGAATGTAGCCCTGGCCCTCGGGTCCGTtttgagcagctgctgggggctgTCTCCGCAGGTGATAAAGGAAGCAAGCAGTCCAGCAGCGGGTGGGATGGAAGCCCCCACCTCCCCAGTGATGCCGTGCAAGATGGACCTGGATAAGGTGATGGTTTGTAACCGCCCTGCCAAGGCgctgcatggggctgctgcGGCCAAGCCTGGGGAATGAGGGGCCAGGGAGAGCACTGAGCTCCCAGTGCTGCGTGGCGTGGGGGGTCCTTCCCATCCCTGCAGGTCTGCAGGGCTTATAGGGCTCCCCCAGTGCTGGGGGATATCTGAGCCCTAGGCGGAAGGGACGAAGGGCTGATAGTGGCCATCGCTGGGGGCTGTGCAGGGGGGCACTGCTGACAGGGTGCCTGCTCCACTCC
This DNA window, taken from Grus americana isolate bGruAme1 chromosome 14, bGruAme1.mat, whole genome shotgun sequence, encodes the following:
- the AFAP1L1 gene encoding actin filament-associated protein 1-like 1 isoform X1, yielding MAVSRGSGCPQCLLSPLGVLCSPPRFPASPCPGHGGWRQPCRGCGRAAPCGKAALQRSSCHRFLLSAGVSVGRPGRLCTWGFTALLLSCPPGGAAASLGGSSVPQAPAPEECPMTRWGGLARVLGLVFAGKRGAGACPGHPAHPQAEKIPSLPGKDVDYMYVNTASLSNGTSFVESLFEEFDCDLRDLQDMQEEEGDTGDGVGLELARNQTAKAVPVDPAPPLPTTPPPEDYYEEALPLGPGKAPEYITSRNSSSPPNSIEDGYYEDADSNYPVTRMNGEQKNSYNDSDAMSSSYESYDEEEEEGKGQQLTHQWPSEEASMNLVKDCRICAFLLRKKRFGQWAKQLTIIRDSKLLCYKSSKDRQPHVEVPLGTCNVIYVPKDGRRKKHELRFSLPGAEALVLAVQSKEQAEEWLKVIKEASSPAAGGMEAPTSPVMPCKMDLDKRLSQEKHTSDSDSVATGETGSPVIRREPSEHGKGKKSGLADLKGSMSRAAGKKITRIISFSKKKPSPEDTQTSSTEEDIPCCGYLSVLVNQCWKERWCRLKGNTLYFHKDRTDLRTHVNAIVLRGCEVVPGLGPKHPFAFRILRNGQEVVALEASCSEDLGRWLGLLLVETGSQTAPEALHYDYVDVETIANIVTAVRHSYLWASSSQDHQPDSSRVVYDDVPYEKVQAEEEPGRPAGAQVKRHASSCSEKSRRVDPQVKVKRHASNANQYRYGKNRAEEDARRFLTEKEKLEKEKASIRSELVLLRKEKRELREAMKGSTGSKLQDLEQRVVVLEEQCRQKEERRVDLELKLTEVKERLKQSLAGGPALGLAVTGKAENEETTNKPNGSPPEHLVPVNSAAELRKRSPSILPANKGNVLRKAKEWEKKQT